The nucleotide window AAAACTTTTTTCTTGGTGTTTAAACCTTTGTAGTCACTATAGCTTTTTTTAAATGCTATTTCAGCTTCTTTTTTATCTATAAAAGCTTTGTATTGTGCACCGTCGTATGAATGGATTTGCTTCTTACATTCTGACCAAGAAGAAAAAATCCCAGTTTTCTTGCCTTTCCAAACAACATAATATTTTTTTTTACCCATTTTTTAAAATTACGCTTTCAATTACCTTTGGGAAGTGCTCATATTCTAAAATATGAACTTTTTTTGCTATAGATTCAGGTGTATCTTTACTATTTAACTCTGTTTTTGCTTGAAAAATGATAGCTCCTTCATCATAATTTTCATTTACATAATGAATTGTGATACCAGTTTCAGAATCATTATTTTTTTTGACAGCTTTATGAACATTCATGCCATACATTCCTTTTCCACCATATTTAGGAAGTAAAGCAGGATGTATATTTATTATTTTATTAGGAAAAGCTTCTACAATTTTAGAAGGTATTTTTCTTAAAAAACCTGCCAAAACAATAATGTCAGCTTCAACCTGTAAAAAATTCAGCACAGTGTCATCTTTTGTAAAGCTCTCTTTATCAAACAATGAAGCGTCGGTATCAAGCCGTTCACAACGTTCAAAAACTTTGGCATGTTCATTGTTAGAAAGCACATGAGTAACTACTGCATGTTTAGAAGTTTGAAAATATTTAATAATGTTTTCGGCGTTGGTACCAGATCCAGAAGCAAAAATTACGATACGTTTCATACTGATTAAGTTGTATTGTTACTGCAAAAAAAAGAATAATTATTAACAATGATGAGCTATATAATAAAAGATTCAAGTATTTTTTTTATTTTAGACATCACATTATTTGGACAAAAATTAGAATTAAAACTTAAGATTTGTATTTTTGCCCCGATTTTAAATTTTAAAACTTATAAAATTATGTCAGACATTGCATCAAGAGTAAAAGCAATTATCGTAGATAAATTAGGAGTAGACGATAACGAAGTAACTAACGAAGCAAGCTTCACAAACGATTTAGGAGCAGATTCATTAGATACTGTTGAGTTAATTATGGAATTCGAAAAAGAATTTGATATTCAAATTCCAGATGATCAAGCTGAGAACATCGGAACAGTAGGTCAAGCGGTTAGCTATATAGAAGACGCAAAAAAATAAGAATTATATGCAATTAAAGCGAGTTGTAGTAACTGGACTTGGCGCATTAACGCCAATAGGAAACAATAAAAATGAGTATTGGAATAGCTTAGTTAACGGAGTTAGCGGAGCAGCACCTATAACGTATTTTGATGCTGCCAAGTTCAAAACTCGTTTTGCATGTGAGTTAAAGAATTTTACGGTGACTGACTTCATGAATAGGAAAGATGCTCGTAAAATGGATAGATTTACACAATATGCAATGGTAGCTTCAGATGAAGCCATAGCTGATGCAAAGTTAAATCTAGATGACGTTAATAAGTTAAGAGTTGGCGTTATATGGGGAGCAGGAATAGGTGGTTTAGAAACTTTTCAGAACGAAGCATTTAATTATGCTAAAGGTGATGGAACTCCTAAATTCAATCCATTCTTTATCCCAAAAATGATTGCAGATATCGCTCCAGGAAATATATCTATTAAAAATGGATTTATGGGGCCTAATTATACAACAGTATCTGCATGTGCATCATCAGCTAATGCTATGATTGATGCGTTAAATTACATAAGACTTGGACATTGTGATGTTATTGTTACTGGTGGTAGTGAAGCCGCGGTAACTATTGCAGGAATGGGAGGTTTTAATGCAATGCATGCTTTATCAACAAGAAATGAAACTCCAGAATCTGCATCAAGACCTTTTGATGCTGAACGTGATGGTTTTGTTTTAGGTGAAGGAGCTGGTGCTATTATTTTAGAAGAGTATGAACACGCGAAAGCTAGAGGTGCAAAAATTTACGCTGAAGTTGTAGGTGGTGGTTTATCTTCTGATGCACATCATATGACAGCACCACATCCTGAAGGTATTGGTGTAATTGCTGTAATGAAAAATTGCCTTGAAAATGCAGGTTTAAAACCTGAAGATGTAGATCATATAAACACTCACGGTACTTCTACTCCGTTGGGTGATGTAGCTGAATTAAAGGCTATTTCTGAAGTATTTGGAGATCATGCTAAAAACATTAACATTAATTCAACAAAATCTATGACTGGTCACTTGTTAGGTGCTGCTGGTGCTATTGAAGCTATAGCTTCAATTTTAGCTATGGAGCATGGAGTTATTCCTCCTACAATTAACCATAATAATGTAGATGAGAATATTAATTCAGAGTTAAACTTAACTTTGAATAAGGCTCAAAAAAGAGATGTTAAAGTAGCAATGAGTAATACTTTTGGATTTGGAGGGCATAATGCTTGTGTTGTTTTCAAAAAACTAGATTAATCTCATATGAATTTTCTTCGTAGAATAGTTAAACCCCAGAATAAAGAGGATGAAGACTTTTACTACGAATTAAAAGAACTGCTTAATTTTAAACCTATAAAGTTATCGCATTATAAAAAAGCGTTTACTCATAGGTCTTTAAAAATGGTAGATAAGAAAGGTAATCCTATAAATTATGAGCGTCTTGAATTTTTAGGAGATGCTATTTTAGGTACAGTTATAGCTTCTTATTTATATAAGAAAGTACCTAAAGGTGATGAAGGTTACCTTACTCAAATGAGATCGAAAGTTGTTAGTAGAGAACATCTAAACACATTAGGTAAAGATTTAGACCTTATTAGATTCGTAAAAAGTAATATTGCTAATAATCAAGTTAGTAATAATATTCATGGAAATATTTTTGAAGCATTAATTGGTGCCATATACCTTGATAGAGGATATAATTACTGCGATCAATTCATCTATGAGCAGGTAATATTACCTTATGTAGATATTGAAAGGTTAGAAGGTAAAATATCTAGCTATAAAGGTTATATAATAGAATGGTGTCAAAAAAATAAAAAGAAATATAGTTTTGACTCTTACGAAGATACAGGTAATCAAAGTAAAAAACATTTTAGTGTTAGGATAAGTATCGATGGAGTAATGGTTGCTAAAGGAAGGGCTACTTCAAAGAAAAAAGCTGAAGAAATTGCAGCTAAGAGAGTATATTATACCATGCAAGATAAAATGTAAAGTGCTTAACTTTTCAACGAAAAGCTTTTCGTTAATTTCACATTGTAATATAGATACATTTACTAACTTAGCAAAAAACTAATCGGTGTTTTATGCCTGTTTATGAGCTGGATTTTAATGACTTTGATACTAATGAGTATATATTAATTGGAATCCATACTACTTTAAATGATTATAAATTAGCATATCTTTTAAATGGTATTTTAAATAGCTTATTTAAAAAAGCGAATTATTGCCTTGATATTAAAAGTAAAATTGATGTGAAAATATCATTTTCTGTATATGAATATTTAAACTTAAAGTCAGATCATAATTGGTTTTTAATAAATAATGTAAGTAAACATAAAATAAAATCAGAAGAAATAGGACTGTTTACAGAAAATACTGTGACAAATTACCTTGTTCCTGAAAAGAAAAAAGTTGATTATTTTATAAAAATAGAGGGGGATTTTGAATGCACGTTTATAGAAAATGCTATAAACAAAATAAAGCAAATACCTCAAGTAATAACATCATATCAAATAGAAGTTGATACGTTAAAATCTAAAGATTTTTTAATTTTTTAGCATATGCCACATAACAAAAAAACCAAAATTGTAGCAACCTTAGGACCAGCAACAAATACTAAAGAAATTTTAGCAGAAATGGCTGAAAAGGGTGTGAATGTATTTAGAGTAAATTTTTCACATGCAGATTATGATACAGTAAAAGAGCGCATTAGACAAATTAGAGAAATTAACGAAGAAAGAGGGTATAATGTAGCCATATTAGCTGATTTACAAGGCCCAAAACTTCGTGTTGGTATAATGGAGGAAGGAGTAGAGGTAAAGGCAGGAGATACTTTTACGTTTACAACTGAAGAATGTATAGGTACACAAGAAAAGGCTTATATGACATATCAACGTTTTCCTAAAGATGTTAAAGAAGGTGAACAAATTTTAGTGGATGATGGAAAATTGTTGTTCGAAGTAGTTTCAACAGATAAAAACAAAAGTGTAGAAACTAAAGTAATTGTTGGTGGACCTTTGAAATCTAAAAAAGGAGTTAATTTACCAAATACAAAAATATCTTTACCAGCTCTTACTGAAAAAGATAAAAAAGATGTTGTTTTTGCTTTAGATCAAGAAGTTGACTGGGTAGCACTTTCTTTTGTTAGAACACCTGAAGATTTAAGAATTTTACGCGATTTAATAAAGCAAAAATCTCGTTATAGAGTTCCTGTAATAGCTAAAATAGAAAAACCAGAAGCTGTTGAAAATATCGATGCTTTGATACCTTACTGTGACGGACTTATGGTTGCGCGTGGTGATTTAGGGGTTGAAGTTCCAATGCAAGATGTACCATTGATTCAAAAAAGCTTGGTAAGAAGAGCTAAGCAAGCAAGAATACCAGTTATTATTGCTACTCAGATGATGGAAACTATGATAGATAACTCTGTTCCTACAAGAGCAGAGGTTAATGATGTTGCAAATTCTATTATGGACGGTGCGGATGCAGTAATGCTTTCAGGAGAAACTTCTGTAGGAAAACACCCTATAAGAGTTATTCAAAAAATGAGTGAAATTATAAAAAGTGTTGAATTTTCTGATCTTATTGAAGTTCCACAAGCTCCACCACATATTAGAACAAATCGTTTTATTACAAAATCGGTATGTCATCATGCGGCTTTAATGGCTGATGATATAAAAGCTTCAGCAATAACTACATTAACAAATAGCGGGTATACTGCTTTTCAAATTTCTGCATGGAGACCAAAATCTCATGTGTTAGCGTTTTCATCTGAAAAAAGAATTTTAGGAAAGTTGAATCTTTTATGGGGTGTTAGGGCTTATCATTACGATAGAAATTTAAGTACTGATGATACCGTAGAAGATATTAATGAAATAGCTAAAGAGAAAGGATTTGTTAAAGCAGGTGACTTTATGATTAATTTATCATCTATGCCTGTAAAAGCAAAAGGAATGGTAAACACATTACGTGTTTCGCAAATTGATTAATAGAATATAGAATTTCATAGTACAAATACATAAAATGGCTTGATAAATTTAAATTTATCAAGCCATTTTATGTATTACAACTTTATTTTTTTAGAAGTAATAATAGCATCATTTGTAACAAAGGGCATTGGCATCATAGTTTCATTCCTGGGCTTTAAATTAAACTTAGGGTTTGATAGCAAATCATAGGAAACTTCGTTTAAAATAATAGCAGGTTTTGAATCTTTTTCTAATGTTAAAGAGATTGATAATTCTTTATCTGAATTTGCCATTTGATATATTAAAAGTGTTCCTTTATTAGCCTTAAAAGACTTTCCTTGATTATATAAAACACCGTTTATGCAAAAGCTATAAATAGAAATAGGAGCTGTATTGTACAATTCATATTTATTAATTTTTCTTGAAGGAAATATGGTAAAACTTATTTCTCTTTTTTCATTTATAATAGTATCAATATCTATTTCAATTTTTGATATAGGGATATTCTTATTCTCAGTTTTCTTATAGTGTGTATAACGTGTGTTATATTTACTTTTTCCTTCAGATTCAGGAATGTTTCCTTCAGTATAGTCTAAATTGAAAATTTGGGATACATAACTATCAAACACAGTGTTATATGTAGCCCAATACGAAGTATTATTGTCTGAATTTTGAATAAAAACTAAACTATTAGGTTTCTTTTTATCAATTGAAAATCCATTATTAACTGTAGCAATAAAAAAAAGAATAATAGCAGTAAGACCACTTAAAAATTGGAGTATACTTTTTTTCTTTGTTTGAATAAATATTGGAAGTAAGAAACCAAATACTAATGTTATTAATATTGAAGCAATAAATAGCATTTTTAAGCCTAAACCAACAGGGAATAATTGAACCATTGGTATAATTATATATATTGTAGGTATGGATATAATTGCAAAAAGAATTGTTTTAGATTCTTTACGAACATTCATAAAAACCAAAATACTTAGTATTAAAATAGAAGCATATACAGGAATAATTAAAAAGGCAGCACCTTGTAAGTTTTGAAATATGAAAATATTTATAATTAAGCCTACTACTATTGGAGCAATTAATAAATCTATAGCCTTTTCATTTTTAAAATAACTATATATTTTGAAAAGTATCCATAAAGTTAAAAAACTAAATGCTCCTATGTATTGATATCCATTATAGGTAAACCCATGTAGCATATCATTATATTGAGGGTTTATAAACACTAATAATTTCCATAATAAGACACTAGCTACACTAGAAATAATTAAAGCTAATAAAAAGGGTATAAAGCCTTTCAAAGTGCCCTTATACGTTATTTTTTTACGATTAACTCCAATAATAAATACACCAACGAAAAGTAAGCAAGCAAAAATAAGCATTGGAAGAATCCATGAAAAAGGATATGATAACATTTTGATTAAAGGAAAATTGACAAAAACAAAATCTTCATTACTATCTAAAAGTGTTAAATCAATATTTGAAAAATGATTAAGTGAACTTGTAAAATAATCTGCTTGATGTAAAAGACTTTCTTTGTTTAATCGTTCGTAAGAATCTTGCTCAGTATGATAATCAAAATGATCATCAATAAAAGCAAAGTTAAAACCATTGATATTTCCATTTTCTCTAAAAACAGTTAGATCAGTATCATTAGGTAATTTTTTATAAACACTATACATTAATGAGTTTGCAGCTGGGTAATTGGGATTTGATTTTATGAATTCAGATAAAAGGTTCTTGTTTTTACCATTTGTTTCCATTAACATATAGCTAGAACCTCCACTACCTCTAGCTTCGAAATTCAATACTAATCCAATATCTTTGGACCAAGGATGATTTTCAACAAATGCTTGTGCTCCTAATAAACCTAGCTCTTCAGCATCAGAAAATAAAATAATAATATCATTCTTTACTTTCACTTTTTTTGCTAAAAAAGCTCTAACTCCTTCTAATATTGTTACTACACCAGATCCAGCATCGCTTGCTCCAATTGATGAGTGAGGATTAGAATCATAGTGAGTTAATAATAATAAAGCTTTACCATTTTCTGAACCTTTAATCCTGGTTATTATATTTTCAGTAGTGGTACTAGCTTTCCACTTTTTATTTATAGCAGTTTGACTTTGAATTTCTGAACTTAAGCCAAGTTTTTTTAATTCATTTATAATATAATTCTGAACCTCTTTATGTTCATTACTTCCTGTATAATGTGGCCTCTTAGAAATGTTTTTTAAATGATATAATGCATTATCTAACGAAAACTTAGTTTTATCTGTGGTTACTTTTGATGACACTGTTGGAATACTATCATTAAAAGCCCAAAAAATAGTGAATGCTATTATTAAAATAGCCCAAAATTTATTTGTTGATCTCATAGAGGATTTTTATGTTATAAATTTAGTTAAATAATACCTTTTCTAGAAATAAACGTAAGTTATTAAAAATCAGTATATTTAGTAAATTTAAATAACTATTATGGGGATAATTAACTTTCAAGGGAAACGAACTAACGCTGAAAAAAAAGAAACTGAACCAATTTTGGTTTCAGATTACATGACAACTACAATTATTTCATTTAAAGAATCTGAGCCAATTGAAAACGTAATACAAACCTTAATTGAGAATAAAATATCTGGTGGTCCTGTTGTAAATGAAAATAATGAACTAATAGGAATTATTTCGGAGGGAGATTGTATGAAACAAATATCTGAAAGTAGGTATTATAATTTACCAATGGATAAAAATAATACTGTAGGTAAGGCAATGATTAAAGAAGTAGAAACAATTGATGGTAATATGAATGTTTTTGATGCAGTTAATAAATTTTTAGAGTCTAAACGTAGAAGGTTCCCTATTGTTGAAAATGAAAAATTGGTAGGACAAATAAGTCAGAAAGATATATTAAAAGCGGCGATGAAACTTAAAGGAAATACCTGGAAGTAACTAGGATGTTTTTGAAACTTTTTCTTTTGGTAAATCAGTAATAATTAATTTTTGTTTCTGATTACTGATAAGTGCTGCAATTTTTGAATAAGAATAACCAGGTATTGGTTTATCTAAATTTTTCCATTCAGCTATTCCAGCTACAGTTATTTCTTCGCCTAATTCAATGATAGCCTCTGTGTAACGTAATGTTTTATTAAAACCAAAGAGTCCAGTACTTTCAATATCATATTGTTTTAATATAGATTCAAACTTAGGAGAAGCGTCATTAAAGGTTCCAGAAGTTACTTTTTTGTCAACAACTAAATAGCTTTTATAGTTTTTTGGATTTTGTGTAGGGTTAATCATAATTAAATCGCTATCTTTTTCTATAAAAAATGATTGAATTTTTTCTTCATAAACTAAAGTTTCCCAACTAGAACCTTCATCATCTCCTTTGTCTTGCTCAATTTTTATAGTATAAAAAACACAATTTCTTTTGCTATATGGGGCAATAAGTGGTTCTTCTATAGCTTGGGCTTTACCAGTTGTTTTAGTTAATCGATTGGTCTGTATATTGCCAATTCTTGTAAAGGGTATTTTTTTTAGTGTTCTTATTATTATTTGTTTTTTACTGTAATAAATAAACAAGAAAACTATTATGGCAAATGAAAGAATTATTAAGATAATCATAGGTGAGCTTCCTAATAAAGGCATAAAGAATAATTTAAATTTATTAATAATAAGTTGAATTTGTAAAATACGGTTTTCAGTTATTCTTGTTTAACTAACAAAAACCATTCGTTTTCTAACTCTAAATAACCTTGATCATATACATAAAAATAAATACTTCCTTTTTTTGTAGTATATATAGAGGTGATAAATTTGAATTCAAAACCTTTATCAAATAATTTTCGTCTAGTTGTTTTTGTT belongs to Tenacibaculum sp. MAR_2010_89 and includes:
- a CDS encoding phosphoribosylglycinamide formyltransferase, whose amino-acid sequence is MKRIVIFASGSGTNAENIIKYFQTSKHAVVTHVLSNNEHAKVFERCERLDTDASLFDKESFTKDDTVLNFLQVEADIIVLAGFLRKIPSKIVEAFPNKIINIHPALLPKYGGKGMYGMNVHKAVKKNNDSETGITIHYVNENYDEGAIIFQAKTELNSKDTPESIAKKVHILEYEHFPKVIESVILKNG
- a CDS encoding acyl carrier protein gives rise to the protein MSDIASRVKAIIVDKLGVDDNEVTNEASFTNDLGADSLDTVELIMEFEKEFDIQIPDDQAENIGTVGQAVSYIEDAKK
- the fabF gene encoding beta-ketoacyl-ACP synthase II yields the protein MQLKRVVVTGLGALTPIGNNKNEYWNSLVNGVSGAAPITYFDAAKFKTRFACELKNFTVTDFMNRKDARKMDRFTQYAMVASDEAIADAKLNLDDVNKLRVGVIWGAGIGGLETFQNEAFNYAKGDGTPKFNPFFIPKMIADIAPGNISIKNGFMGPNYTTVSACASSANAMIDALNYIRLGHCDVIVTGGSEAAVTIAGMGGFNAMHALSTRNETPESASRPFDAERDGFVLGEGAGAIILEEYEHAKARGAKIYAEVVGGGLSSDAHHMTAPHPEGIGVIAVMKNCLENAGLKPEDVDHINTHGTSTPLGDVAELKAISEVFGDHAKNININSTKSMTGHLLGAAGAIEAIASILAMEHGVIPPTINHNNVDENINSELNLTLNKAQKRDVKVAMSNTFGFGGHNACVVFKKLD
- the rnc gene encoding ribonuclease III; translated protein: MNFLRRIVKPQNKEDEDFYYELKELLNFKPIKLSHYKKAFTHRSLKMVDKKGNPINYERLEFLGDAILGTVIASYLYKKVPKGDEGYLTQMRSKVVSREHLNTLGKDLDLIRFVKSNIANNQVSNNIHGNIFEALIGAIYLDRGYNYCDQFIYEQVILPYVDIERLEGKISSYKGYIIEWCQKNKKKYSFDSYEDTGNQSKKHFSVRISIDGVMVAKGRATSKKKAEEIAAKRVYYTMQDKM
- a CDS encoding IPExxxVDY family protein, with the translated sequence MPVYELDFNDFDTNEYILIGIHTTLNDYKLAYLLNGILNSLFKKANYCLDIKSKIDVKISFSVYEYLNLKSDHNWFLINNVSKHKIKSEEIGLFTENTVTNYLVPEKKKVDYFIKIEGDFECTFIENAINKIKQIPQVITSYQIEVDTLKSKDFLIF
- the pyk gene encoding pyruvate kinase is translated as MPHNKKTKIVATLGPATNTKEILAEMAEKGVNVFRVNFSHADYDTVKERIRQIREINEERGYNVAILADLQGPKLRVGIMEEGVEVKAGDTFTFTTEECIGTQEKAYMTYQRFPKDVKEGEQILVDDGKLLFEVVSTDKNKSVETKVIVGGPLKSKKGVNLPNTKISLPALTEKDKKDVVFALDQEVDWVALSFVRTPEDLRILRDLIKQKSRYRVPVIAKIEKPEAVENIDALIPYCDGLMVARGDLGVEVPMQDVPLIQKSLVRRAKQARIPVIIATQMMETMIDNSVPTRAEVNDVANSIMDGADAVMLSGETSVGKHPIRVIQKMSEIIKSVEFSDLIEVPQAPPHIRTNRFITKSVCHHAALMADDIKASAITTLTNSGYTAFQISAWRPKSHVLAFSSEKRILGKLNLLWGVRAYHYDRNLSTDDTVEDINEIAKEKGFVKAGDFMINLSSMPVKAKGMVNTLRVSQID
- a CDS encoding M20/M25/M40 family metallo-hydrolase, producing MRSTNKFWAILIIAFTIFWAFNDSIPTVSSKVTTDKTKFSLDNALYHLKNISKRPHYTGSNEHKEVQNYIINELKKLGLSSEIQSQTAINKKWKASTTTENIITRIKGSENGKALLLLTHYDSNPHSSIGASDAGSGVVTILEGVRAFLAKKVKVKNDIIILFSDAEELGLLGAQAFVENHPWSKDIGLVLNFEARGSGGSSYMLMETNGKNKNLLSEFIKSNPNYPAANSLMYSVYKKLPNDTDLTVFRENGNINGFNFAFIDDHFDYHTEQDSYERLNKESLLHQADYFTSSLNHFSNIDLTLLDSNEDFVFVNFPLIKMLSYPFSWILPMLIFACLLFVGVFIIGVNRKKITYKGTLKGFIPFLLALIISSVASVLLWKLLVFINPQYNDMLHGFTYNGYQYIGAFSFLTLWILFKIYSYFKNEKAIDLLIAPIVVGLIINIFIFQNLQGAAFLIIPVYASILILSILVFMNVRKESKTILFAIISIPTIYIIIPMVQLFPVGLGLKMLFIASILITLVFGFLLPIFIQTKKKSILQFLSGLTAIILFFIATVNNGFSIDKKKPNSLVFIQNSDNNTSYWATYNTVFDSYVSQIFNLDYTEGNIPESEGKSKYNTRYTHYKKTENKNIPISKIEIDIDTIINEKREISFTIFPSRKINKYELYNTAPISIYSFCINGVLYNQGKSFKANKGTLLIYQMANSDKELSISLTLEKDSKPAIILNEVSYDLLSNPKFNLKPRNETMMPMPFVTNDAIITSKKIKL
- a CDS encoding CBS domain-containing protein produces the protein MGIINFQGKRTNAEKKETEPILVSDYMTTTIISFKESEPIENVIQTLIENKISGGPVVNENNELIGIISEGDCMKQISESRYYNLPMDKNNTVGKAMIKEVETIDGNMNVFDAVNKFLESKRRRFPIVENEKLVGQISQKDILKAAMKLKGNTWK